The Orrella daihaiensis genome contains the following window.
CCCACTGCATGACTTCTTCCAAGGACACGACATCGTCATTCTCTCCATGGACGATCAGGGCATCAGCTGGCGCATCCACCGGACCATGCCGAAACCTCAGCACCGCAGACCCCGCCCAAATAACCAAATGCGGTAAGGCCTCACCGCCCTGCTTTAAACGGGCATACAGCTGCGCGCCAATACACGTGCCAAACGAGAAGCCCGCAAGCACCCAAAGACCAGCAGCAAGGTCTGGATAACGTTTCTGAAACTGCTCCACCAGCAAAGCCATGTCATCGGTTTCGCCACGACCTTCGTCAAACGAACCGGCTGAATCACCAATCCCCCTAAAGTTTGGCCGCACCGCGACGAGCCCACGTTGTACGCAGGCTCGAGCAATCGTTGTCACTACTTTGTTCTCGCGCGTACCGCCTTGGGAGGGATTGGGATGCAACACCAACGCCCAGCCAACTGGCTCATCAACAGGCCAATCAATAGCACAATCAATAACCC
Protein-coding sequences here:
- a CDS encoding alpha/beta hydrolase: MKSNQTEITTFEGAAGVIDCAIDWPVDEPVGWALVLHPNPSQGGTRENKVVTTIARACVQRGLVAVRPNFRGIGDSAGSFDEGRGETDDMALLVEQFQKRYPDLAAGLWVLAGFSFGTCIGAQLYARLKQGGEALPHLVIWAGSAVLRFRHGPVDAPADALIVHGENDDVVSLEEVMQWARPIDMPVVVVPNAGHFFHGKLLILRELVQTRLKSL